One genomic region from Nymphaea colorata isolate Beijing-Zhang1983 chromosome 12, ASM883128v2, whole genome shotgun sequence encodes:
- the LOC116265854 gene encoding uncharacterized protein LOC116265854, giving the protein MPSPRASRSLSTPAALGGADGAGEGDSAQRRAREAEELLREALRRQSERPQPPDRGLPASSTHRCDRHPDESCVAHAVGNLCQSFLLSYGVRVGVGILLRAFKLARRHSYSSLLDLKQLVSEKDLIVREEACRIGLLFGGFTGSYHALRCLLRRMRKKERPSNAVLAGMVAGLSVLALDDSSRRRTLALYLLARLSQCAYNSAKSNNKFHFWGSQWGHGDSLLFALACSQVMYAFVMRPESLPKAYQDFIQKTGPVAEPVYKAVRECCRGGPVDVVSLSAFLSRRKEFGSIKLEQYPSIIPCSIIHPGTNSCLVQNVNAVSATFRKTFPLYFSLTFVPFVVLHLQRFMQSPALTCWNAVKAAIRSTTFISAFVGIFQAAICFHRNVSSKDHKLVYWLAGGMAGASVLFEKKNRRAELALYVLPRAGDSLWNILVNRRLLPNVKNAEVALFCLCMGGIMYYLEYEPDTMAPFLRGLIRRFLASRISNPDPPSSQETMYPYIQPDGSLGNESESKEKLDKGTAATGEKYNLEAIPGL; this is encoded by the exons ATGCCCTCCCCGCGCGCCTCCCGCTCGCTGTCTACGCCGGCGGCGCTGGGCGGCGCCGACGGGGCGGGGGAAGGTGATTCGGCCCAGCGCAGGGCGCGAGAGGCGGAGGAGCTACTTCGCGAAGCGCTCCGTCGGCAGTCGGAGCGTCCCCAGCCGCCCGATCGCGGCCTCCCGGCGTCGTCGACCCATCGGTGCGATCGCCACCCGGATGAGTCGTGCGTCGCCCACGCCGTCGGCAACCTCTGCCAGAGCTTCCTCCTCTCCTATGGCGTTAGGGTCGGAGTGGGGATCCTGCTCCGCGCCTTCAAGCTTGCGCGGCGTCATTCCTACTCCTCCCTACTCGATTTGAAG CAACTCGTGTCTGAGAAAGACTTGATAGTAAGAGAGGAAGCATGCCGCATTGGGTTGCTTTTTGGTGGATTCACGGGCTCCTACCATGCTCTTAGATGTTTGCTTAGGAGAATGAGGAAAAAAGAGCGACCTTCTAATGC GGTTTTAGCAGGAATGGTTGCTGGTTTATCAGTTCTAGCATTAGATGACTCTAGTCGAAGGCGCACTCTTGCACTTTATCTTCTAGCTAGGCTTTCACAG TGTGCATATAATTCAGCTaaatcaaataataaatttCACTTTTGGGGAAGTCAATGGGGGCACGGTGATTCTTTGCTATTTGCTTTAGCTTGCAGCCAG GTGATGTATGCCTTTGTGATGCGGCCAGAGAGCCTACCTAAGGCTTATCAAGATTTTATTCAGAAAACAGGTCCAGTTGCAGAGCCTGTGTACAAGGCTGTCCGTGAATGTTGTCGCGGAGGTCCTGTTGACGTTGTATCTCTCTCAGCTTTCTTGTCTAGGAGGAAGGAATTTGGCTCCATAAAATTAGAACAATATCCTTCTATAATTCCATGTTCAATCATTCATCCAGGCACAAATTCATGCCTTGTTCAAAACGTGAATGCAGTGTCGGCAACTTTTAGAAAAACATTTCCACTATACTTCTCATTGACATTTGTACCATTTGTCGTCCTTCATCTACAGAGA TTCATGCAATCACCTGCTCTTACCTGCTGGAATGCTGTCAAAGCTGCCATCCGCTCCACCACATTTATATCAGCATTTGTGGGAATTTTTCAG GCCGCTATATGCTTCCACAGGAATGTATCATCAAAAGATCACAAACTTGTGTATTGGCTTGCTGGAGGGATGGCTGGAGCATCTGTactttttgagaagaaaaataggCGAGCTGAACTGGCATTATATGTTCTTCCACGAGCTGGAGATTCATTATGGAATATCTTAGTAAATCGTCGTCTGCTGCCAAACGTAAAAAATGCTGAG GTGGCTTTGTTCTGCCTGTGCATGGGAGGCATCATGTACTACCTAGAGTATGAGCCAGACACCATGGCACCGTTTCTCAGGGGCCTCATTCGCCGGTTTCTGGCCAGCAGAATAAGCAACCCGGATCCTCCTTCCAGCCAGGAGACAATGTACCCTTACATACAGCCTGATGGCTCCCTTGGAAATGAGTCGGAATCAAAGGAAAAACTTGACAAAGGAACAGCGGCTACGGGAGAGAAGTACAATCTGGAAGCAATCCCTGGCCTCTAG
- the LOC116265625 gene encoding light-harvesting complex-like protein 3 isotype 1, chloroplastic — MAAMLSLPSLPSVSSASRRPSLLSTHLKFPHLSSRVAFLPPAKATDNGSGIAGASTLEAKVVEKESPPSSPPPPKLESSGSVNGAPAFEDSRWVNGTWDLQQFRKNGETDWDEVIVSEAKRRKWLEENPESSSNDRLVVFDTSIVPWWAWIKRYHLQEAEKLNGRAAMVGFFMAYLVDSLTGVGLVDQMGNFFCKLLLFVAVAGVLLIRKNEDLETLKNLVSEITLYDKQWQAAWQDDDSSNSTTTDTKKE; from the exons ATGGCTGCCATGCTAAGTCTACCTTCCCTCCCTTCCGTTTCTTCAGCTTCTAGGAGGCCCTCCCTGCTCAGTACCCACCTGAAATTCCCCCATCTTTCCTCTAGAGTGGCCTTCCTGCCGCCTGCAAAGGCCACGGATAATGGGTCTGGAATAGCGGGTGCCTCTACTTTGGAGGCGAAGGTGGTAGAGAAGGAGTCTCCTCCTTCGTCTCCCCCTCCTCCGAAATTGGAGTCTTCTGGCTCCGTGAATGGTGCACCGGCATTTGAGGATTCCAGGTGGGTGAATGGGACATGGGATCTGCAGCAGTTCCGGAAGAATGGGGAGACTGATTGGGATGAAGTGATTGTTTCTG AGGCTAAAAGGAGGAAATGGCTTGAAGAGAATCCTGAATCATCTAGCAATGACAGGCTTGTAGTGTTTGATACCTCAATTGTACCTTGGTGGGCGTGGATCAAAAGATATCACCTTCAAGAGGCAGAGAAGTTGAATG GTCGCGCTGCTATGGTAGGGTTCTTCATGGCTTATCTGGTTGATAGCTTGACAGGGGTGGGCCTGGTAGATCAGATGGGAAATTTCTTCTGCAAGcttcttttgtttgttgctGTAGCTGGAGTGCTTTTGATCAGGAAAAATGAAGACCTAGAGACACTAAAGAATCTTGTGAGTGAAATAACTCTTTATGACAAGCAATGGCAAGCTGCTTGGCAGGATGATGACTCCAGTAATAGCACTACCACTGATACCAAGAAAGAGTAG
- the LOC116265624 gene encoding glutamate dehydrogenase 2, mitochondrial encodes MNSLVATTRNFRQAARLLGLDAKLERSLLIPFREIKVECTIPRDDGTLASYVGFRVQHDNARGPMKGGIRYHQEVDPDEVNALAQLMTWKTAVADIPYGGAKGGIGCNPKDLSSSELERLTRVFTQKIHDLIGIHTDVPAPDMGTNSQVMAWILDEYSKFHGHSPAVVTGKPIDLGGSLGRDAATGRGVIFATDALLAEYGKSISDQKFVIQGFGNVGSWAAQLIHERGGKVVAIGDITGAVKNGNGIDIPALVKHKNETGGIKGFSGAEPLDPDQLLVEECDVLIPCALGGVVNRENAADVKAKFIIEAANHPTDPEADEILSKKGVMVLPDIYANAGGVVVSYFEWVQNIQGFMWDEDKVNQELRKYMMKGFNNIKEMCRTYECSLRMGAFTLGVRRVARATVLRGWEA; translated from the exons ATGAATTCCCTTGTAGCGACGACTCGAAACTTTAGGCAGGCTGCCCGCCTCCTTGGCCTTGATGCCAAGCTGGAGAGGAGCCTCCTCATCCCCTTCAGAGAAATCAAG GTGGAATGCACGATTCCTAGAGACGACGGCACCTTGGCCTCCTACGTGGGGTTTAGGGTTCAGCATGACAATGCTCGCGGTCCCATGAAGGGTGGGATCAGGTACCACCAGGAG GTTGACCCGGATGAGGTGAACGCTTTAGCACAACTTATGACGTGGAAGACTGCTGTAGCAGATATTCCTTATGGAGGTGCAAAGGGTGGAATTGGATGTAATCCAAAGGATTTAAGCAGTAGTGAGTTGGAGAGGTTAACACGTGTCTTCACTCAAAAGATTCATGACCTTATTGGGATTCATACAGATGTCCCTGCTCCAGATATGGGAACTAATTCGCAA GTTATGGCATGGATCCTGGACGAATATTCAAAATTCCATGGTCACTCTCCAGCTGTTGTTACAGGAAAACCTATA GATCTTGGTGGATCATTAGGAAGGGATGCAGCAACTGGACGAGGTGTCATATTTGCAACTGATGCTTTATTGGCTGAATATGGGAAATCAATCTCAGATCAGAAGTTTGTTATTCAG GGTTTTGGGAATGTGGGTTCTTGGGCAGCTCAACTTATCCATGAAAGAGGAGGCAAAGTTGTTGCCATAGGAGATATTACAGGTGCTGTAAAGAACGGCAATGGAATTGACATACCAGCTCTCGTCAAGCACAAAAATGAGACTGGTGGCATAAAAGGTTTCAGCGGTGCAGAACCACTGGATCCAGACCAGCTTCTTGTGGAAGAGTGTGATGTTCTCATTCCATGTGCGTTGGGTGGAGTAGTGAACAG AGAAAATGCTGCTGACGTGAAAGCTAAGTTCATCATTGAAGCTGCAAACCATCCTACAGATCCGGAAGCAGATGAG ATTTTGTCTAAGAAAGGAGTGATGGTACTTCCTGATATATATGCCAATGCTGGTGGTGTGGTCGTTAGTTACTTTGAATGGGTTCAG AATATTCAAGGATTTATGTGGGATGAAGATAAGGTCAACCAGGAGCTTCGGAAGTACATGATGAAGGGATTCAATAACATCAAGGAAATGTGTAGAACATATGAATGTAGTCTGAGGATGGGTGCTTTCACTTTAGGAGTTAGACGAGTTGCTCGTGCAACTGTCCTTAGGGGCTGGGAAGCGTAA